The DNA region GAAGTTCCGTTATGTAAAAAGTTAGGTAGAGTTTCACGATCAttcattacaatttacaaatgtTGTTTATAGTGaaattttatcattaaaatttgAACAGTAACATGTgagggatatttttgaaatcgtCCCCCAGGAAAGAGAAGTAGAAACCATAAAGTGAAGAGAATGCTTTATGTTTTGTCGAAGGACTATACGAAAATGATGAGAGTTGTAAAGTTTACCAATGAGGCTGGAGATTCCATATTTATGTTCAACACTATACTATTTTGTGCATTACTGATTGTTTCTGTTTATTACGTGAATGATTAATTACCACTTTTTAAAACGAGTGttgcaaaataaatatttccatATAAAAGAGTATTACCCGGTCTAGcttatattcttttttgtttttgaataatatattctTACATCATTGCTCACACTTCACATTGATAATTGTTTCAAACTTATCAGTTAATAGTTATTATAGTGTTTACAAATTACATGTCAAAATTACTACATTCACATTTTGAAAAACACAacgtttaatttgtttgttaaaaataatttactgcATGAAACGCAATTGGCAAACAAGATTTCTTTTATCTGCTCACGTTTACtacatgtaaaaataaattatcatggtataattaagaaaaccaaaaataaaaagaaagtaagaaaaaaaaaccgtgtgtttataatttaaaaagtgTGGATTCATAGTGTGTGTGTGCGCATATGCTAAATATAAACATAGACAGGcatataaaatagagataaaacaaaaatggcaAAGGCAAAGAATCCATCAAACTCTGTAGTTTATATACTAAGTGTCGACCTTTTAGCACGACTAGAAAGTTCCATTTCTAGTGGGTGGATTCGATCGATGATTTCACCTTTTATATATACAGTTTTATTGAtccctttattattattattattattattattattattattattattattattattattattattattatataaataaattaataaaaagttttgtttttatgagaATATTTGATagtggtgaagaaaaaaaagcaccGGTGAAGAATAAACTTAGTCTAGTTGGGTTGGGTCACTCTTTTGATTCTTTCAACGGCCCAAAAGGGGTCTTATTGGATTCTCGTAACGGCCTACGtgcattaaaagaaaattttggggATTACCGAATATATTTTCGGGGTATTGAACCCGACGTGAATCGAACACGCAACCTTCTGATCTGGAGTCAGACGCGCTACCATTGCGCCACGGATCCCCTTGTTTATTTGGTgcatctatctatatataaacaataataataacatatgaGTTTGACATAAAACGTGGAAATTGTTTGGACCTTCATTGGCATGAAATGGCGTCCATTGATTCTCTCCAACTCCACTCTCTCTGCAATGTCCAGGTAAAAATCGAACCCATCTCTTCTCCACTTAAGACTTACCAATACTGCTTCGTTCTCCTCTATCTAATTCCGGTGAATCATATCTTAAATCTCGCGtcttttgttgttattgttttggTACCCTAGTCGTCGATTGGAAAAGCCAAGCTTCGGATTCCTTCAAATCTGGTTGTGTTCAGAAGAAGACTCGAAAATCTGAAATGGGTTCAAGTCGAAACTAATCGAAGGTTCGTGTGCAGAGCGATTGGTGATTCCTCGACTCCGGATGAAGATATTCAGAATACTCagaatgataatgatgatgttgttgttgttgttggtgttgctACGACGGAGAGTAACACTCCCAGTGATTCCGAGAATTCAGTTTCGAGATTCCGGAGTATGATTACCACACTCCCTCCTGTCGTCTTCGTGGTATGTATGATTCTCCTTCACTGTGATAGTGGAACTGTAGATTGCACATCTGTTAGATGTTGACTAAGTTTTGAATTTGTTCTGACTTTTCTGGATAGTTGATTAGTTTACTGTCCTGAATAGGAAATGTTATACGttcttagttttgtttaagCCCTGTTTTCTTTGATTGGTATATGTTAGTGTTTAGATTCTGGTGTTTCTTCTGTTCATTGGTGTCTTACGGCATATGGATTTggaattttatttggttattacAAATTCTTCTCTGCTTTAGATGAAAAAATGCTCAGGGAACAGCATTTGGATCGGGATCTGCATCGCAGCTTCTGTTTTGGTCGCGGCTCTTAGGGCTTATGCAGTCATAAAGTCAAGAGATAACCAACCTGCTGGCTCGGTTGCTGATCTTGTTAGACGTGGCCAGCTGAGATCTGGTGATAGAAGAGGCATGTATGAAACTCAACTCACAcactctttatcttctttacAGTTCTCACTTCACATAAAGTACTAGTTTTTGACTGTAGACATATCACAGTACCCAAATCTTTGATTCATGTAGATGGATGTGTGTTACACATTTGGTCTAACTTGTCTAATCCTctgatatttttcattttctttatcaGCTCCAAATCTCTTAACTACGAGGATCCATTCAACAATCCATTTGTGAAACTTGATAAAGGAAACTCAACAGTAGAGATGTGCGGGAAAGTCTATCGGCTAGCTCCAGTCACACTTACAGAGAAAGAACAAACTATTCATCAGAAAAGAAGGTCAAGAGCTTACCAATGGAAGAGACCAACGATTTTTCTCAAAGAAGGAGACTCGATACCGCCTGATGTTGATCCTGATACAATCAGATGGATACCAGCTAATCATCCTTTTGCAACCACGGTTAGCGATATAGATCAAGACCTTGCCCAGACCAATGTTTACCAGAAGCAAGGTGTTCCTTTCCGGATTCGAGCTGAGCATGAAGCTATGCAGAAGAAGCTCGAAGCTTTACAGAAtgtaagctttttttctttctctgagaGCTAATATTTGTATTTTCCGGGGAATCAGTAGGGTATCAGAATTATGATTGATGAGTTTGTTTGGTACAGGAGGAGAAGTTGAATAATCTGAGTATTGATAGTCAAAATGCCAGAGAATTTCAGAGACCATACAAGCTCGGAACCAAGCTCGAAGGTGAAAATATCCAGAAGAATTCTCAGGACAATGTTACTGGCAATTCATCCTCTGAGGAGACGCATAAGACCTGAGACTCATTAAGCTAATTGTAAATACAGTTTTTCCCTCGAGAATCACACTTGCGTTCCAAGAAACTGGAGATTTTCTTTGTAGTAAAACCTCCAAAAGCCTAAATctatgtcttcttttttttcccatcAGAATTTGATTCCAAGGTATTGGTCATGGAaattagaaagagagaaaattaaGGATTATTAGattgattttaattataaaacaggaaaaagaaagaaacaaaaacgaaatgAAGGTAtctgagaaacaaaacaaaaaggggaTGAAGAGAATCTTAAGTACACAGagcaaatgaagaagaagaatcaaggtTACAAATTATATATCCTTAGAAGGAGCAGAAGCTTGAGCTTGAGCTCCAAAGGCAAAGTAGTCTGTGATAACTTCCAAAGGCATGCCTTTAGTCTCCGGGACTTTCATGTAAACGAAGATCCATGAGATGACGCAAACCGCAGCGTAAATGCTGAAAACACCAACTAGTCCAATCGAGCTGAGGAGGACGGGAAGTGAGTAAGTGACAATAATGTCTCCTATCCAGAAAACCATAGCGCAAATGGCGATGCAGAGACCACGGACTCTTGTTGGGAAGATTTCAGAACAGAGGATGTTTGGAATCGGACCGTAACCCATCACGAAGAAGCAGAAGTAGAGCACGACACAGCTCGTGGAGAGTGCTGCGTTCACGACTTTGCTGATGTGGACAAGCTCGCTAATGACGAGAATGATAAGTGAGACGATGAGAACTGGAATTGTCCAGAGAAGTAATGACCTGTAAAATGAAACAGAGATGATTTCAGAATCATGAGCCAAACAAGGAAACATGTAAAAGAATCTTTaggttttgatatatatacctTCTTCCAGAGACATCCATGAGTCTCATGGCAACGACAATGGCTGGGAGCATGAGTAAAGTTGTTAAACCACTGATGAGGAATGATGCAGAGATAGAACTTAGTCCGAAGCTCGAAAGAAGAATATCTACGCCAGCCCGTTCAAGAATCTGAGGAGTGTAGTAGAGAACTCCATTGATACCCGAAAACTGCATACANNNNNNNNNNNNNNNNNNNNNNNNNNNNNNNNNNNNNNNNNNNNNNNNNNNNNNNNNNNNNNNNNNNNNNNNNNNNNNNNNNNNNNNNNNNNNNNNNNNNNNNNNNNNNNNNNNNNNNNNNNNNNNNNNNNNNNNNNNNNNNNNNNNNNNNNNNNNNNNNNNNNNNNNNNNNNNNNNNNNNNNNNNNNNNNNNNNNNNNNNNNNNNNNNNNNNNNNNNNNNNNNNNNNNNNNNNNNNNNNNNNNNNNNNNNNNNNNNNNNNNNNNNNNNNNNNNNNNNNNNNNNNNNNNNNNNNNNNNNNNNNNNNNNNNNNNNNNNNNNNNNNNNNNNNNNNNNNNNNNNNNNNNNNNNNNNNNNNNNNNNNNNNNNNNNNNNNNNNNNNNNNNNNNNNNNNNNNNNNNNNNNNNNNNNNNNNNNNNNNNNNNNNNNNNNNNNNNNNNNNNNNNNNNNNNNNNNNNNNNNNNNNNNNNNNNNNNNNNNNNNNNNNNNNNNNNNNNNNNNNNNNNNNNNNNNNNNNNNNNNNNNNNNNNNNNNNNNNNNNNNNNNNNNNNNNNNNNNNNNNNNNNNNNNNNNNNNNNNNNNNNNNNNNNNNNNNNNNNNNNNNNNNNNNNNNNNNNNNNNNNNNNNNNNNNNNNNNNNNNNNNNNNNNNNNNNNNNNNNNNNNNNNNNNNNNNNNNNNNNNNNNNNNNNNNNNNNNNNNNNNNNNNNNNNNNNNNNNNNNNNNNNNNNNNNNNNNNNNNNNNNNNNNNNNNNNNNNNNNNNNNNNNNNNNNNNNNNNNNNNNNNNNNNNNNNNNNNNNNNNNNNNNNNNNNNNNNNNNNNNNNNNNNNNNNNNNNNNNNNNNNNNNNNNNNNNNNNNNNNNNNNNNNNNNNNNNNNNNNNNNNNNNNNNNNNNNNNNNNNNNNNNNNNNNNNNNNNNNNNNNNNNNNNNNNNNNNNNNNNNNNNNNNNNNNNNNNNNNNNNNNNNNNNNNNNNNNNNNNNNNNNNNNNNNNNNNNNNNNNNNNNNNNNNNNNNNNNNNNNNNNNTTTACCTGTTGTAGTATCTGAATGCCAACACCAACGACCAACGCACGCTTGACACCAGGTTCAAGAAGAGCAGACCAGAGTGGTCCAGAGGCAGCGGTTTTCTCAGGGGGAACCATGGCAGATCCAAGCATTGATTTAGGACCAAGAACGGATCTGCTTACAAGTGCAGAAGCGTGAATGTAGCTGCCTCCACCATCAGGACCTCCTGGAACAGAAATGATCGAGCCACGGCGAGATTCAGTTCCATCTTCTTTAAGATAATACCTTTTGTATTCGCCGTTTTCATATCTATATCCCATATGCCAACCACCACCAATTCCCATGCTGCTTTCACCGTTGCCTTGCATAAGCGTACTGTGTCTCCTCATGCTAAGTGTGCTTCCGCTTGTAGGATGCGGGATCATGTCCTTATCCATGCTAGTCNGGATCCAAGAGTATATGTGTGTGAACAATCAAAAGTTTCATATTTACCTGTTGTAGTATCTGAATGCCAACACCAACGACCAACGCACGCTTGACACCAGGTTCAAGAAGAGCAGACCAGAGTGGTCCAGAGGCAGCGGTTTTCTCAGGGGGAACCATGGCAGATCCAAGCATTGATTTAGGACCAAGAACGGATCTGCTTACAAGTGCAGAAGCGTGAATGTAGCTGCCTGCACCATCAGGACCTCCTGGAACAGAAATGATCGAGCCACGGCGAGATTCAGTTCCATCTTCTTTAAGATAATACCTTTTGTATTCGCCGTTTTCATATCTATATCCCATATGCCAACCACCACCAATTCCCATGCTGCTTTCACCGTTGCCTTGCATAAGCGTACTGTGTCTCCTCATGCTAAGTGTGCTTCCGCTTGTAGGATGCGGGATCATGTCCTTATCCATGCTAGTCGTCTGGCGTGACATTAACGGGCTACGCAGATCGTTATccgagtcatcatcatcacccgCACCATCATCACTTGCATAGTCATCATTGTCTTTGTTGTAATGGCTCTCTATGTCCTTCTCCCAGTGAGCAGGTTTACCGTGAGGTGCATCAGCGTTAGTACTGAACATGCTTCCGAAATGAGGGAAGATCCCACTCCGCGTGTTTCCGCCTGCTTCTGGCATCTTCTCGTGGAGACTACCGAATAGATTGACAAGTGGATCTTTAAGGATCATGCTTTGGTTTGCTAAGCTACCGTGGCGAGAGCGTAAAGCAAGTGAGCTCTGGTGTTCAGGGACAGGTCTAGCAATGTAGGATTGATTATCGTGTGTTCCGTAAAGACGCATTTGTCCATCCTCATCAACGGTTTCAAGCGCATCATCTCCTTCATGATCCTCCAAAGTTACTAAGAGATCCTCCATTGTTTTCTCTCCTCCTATATCTAGTCCTTCAACTAGCAAAGCCATCTCATCTACAAATATATAACAAGAACAGTTAAAAACGTAATCAGAGTGATATAACCGAAGATAAGGAACCTTCAGAGTGATATAAACGTAATAGAGAGAAGGAACCTTACCGGTAACATCTTCTCTGCCACATAACTGTTGAAGAACCTTCTTAGCCTCGTCCATCCTTCCTTTACTAACCAACCAACGAGGAGACTCGGGCAAGAAAAACACGGagagaaacaaataaacaagAGAAGGGATGGAGAGGACACCGAGCATCCCTCTCCAGCTAGGCGAATCGCTTAGGGACATAGTGAAAACCATACAGTAAGACAAAAACATTCCACCAGAGCCAAGAAACTGAGGGAGAGTATTTAACTGTCCTCTGATCTCTGGAGGAGCGGTTTCAGAGATGTAAACAGGGACAAGCGTGACAGCAAGCCCAGCACCAAACCCATTAAGAAGCCTAGCAAAGCACAGAACATAGACATTGGGAGACCATAGCATGATCAAACCGCATACGAAATACATAACTGATGATAAAATCAGCATGGGACGTCTCCCGAGCCAATCAGATATGGGTCCTGAACAAGTTGTGATGACCGTGGCACCGATCAGTGACATAGCAACCACAAGACCCTGAACAGAGGTTGGTAAATTCAAGTCTTTGTTGATATAAACCATAGCTCCTGCAAATCAAATCCAATACACAACATTGCAACACTTTTCAAATCACAAATGATCCAAACAAACTAAGCAACAGCaaagagtaaaaaacaaaaaagaaagagacaaacCAGCAATGGTGGCATTGTCCCATCCTTGCAAGAAATTGCCGATAGTGGCGGCGAGAGCAACGAGTGTCGCTCCCTTCATTGTTCAACCAACCCTAAAACACACACcaaccaaaaatttcaaatcaaattCAGTGATTCCCTATTTAAAAGTTTCTAACTTTCAGTCAAACCATATAaacagaacatatatatattccaaatcCAGATCTAAATCTTCACCAATTCACAAAATGTTAAGTGTAATAAAAccccataattttttttaaaactcaattAGACTAAAAAAACTCTAAACACAAACTTATCAAATGGTAATGAAAATATACAGTACCGTAGAAAGggaatagaaaaaagaaaaaagatttgcTTTTTTTAAGTTTCCTCAGTTAGAAGAGCGACTAGCTatgtgagaagagagagagagagagagagagagagagagagcaaaagagatttacaaacaaaaagaagatagCTTCACTTtctgggaaaagaaaaaaggtctAACCTTTAGTAGAATTTTACGGCAATTACGAGGAAATGagaaagctttcttctttgcctttagtctctccaatatatatatatataactcagaagaagaagaagaagaagaagaagaagaagaagaagaagaagaagaagaagaggcgtTGAAATTGGTGTGATTTTGATTTGGACTGTTTGAATGATTTTTGCCaagtttagagatttttttatttaatttttattttttcagacAAAAGCTCCGGTCATGGAATCTAcaataaagacaaaaagaaaaattgtttttttttttacaattattactacaaaaaatatatatatgagatcgGTTCCCAAGAGGGAGAATCTGCCGAGAAAATTCTCACCGCCGGGATTAGTTTTTTTCTCGGGAAAgtgaaaattttacattcagTTTTTTCTTCTGGCGGCTAAAAATATGATGAGGAGAGCGATTTACGAAGAGAGTTGTAATGGTTTTCCAAACTTTATATAGAAAACTCATTTagactaataaaaaaatctaagccAGTTCTTGTATTACCAAAAGTTTTACAAGATATGGGAGAAAAACAATACTATctgaatattaattttttttaaaatcattgtcATGACTCGTGTATGAGTAGATTTTGGAGGATGATAAGTTTAAGAGGGGGGTCCTTCTTATTGCAACATGGATTACGACtaacattttggtttttttttttaagaaaagtttAAATGTATGAAAGTTACATTCCCAATGCGCAATTGTATTGTGTTGATAAGAAAAGTGGTCCGGTCGTCTGTCACTTTCTTGTAAaagtttgacattttttttagtcattgttctttttcaaatttattaggaaaaaacaaattttattttttctattttgcatggttaagaaaacaaaatattactcCATAAGATTGTGTAAATGGTTCATCAACTAacctaatatattttaaatttatataccCAACATcaaaacttgttgttgtcttaaaattaaatttaaataggaTAAGATATTCAAaggttgcacaaaaaaaaaagaggataagatattcaaatatatataaataaatttaaaatgaagaaaattatgCCAAAATCTATCATAAATTGACCAATCTAAGTGCTTTAATGTTAAATCTTTGAGAAATTATAtcaaagataaatatttattattgttcTTATTATGGTTATTGTCCAAATATTTACTAATATTTATAATGGAAGAATTTGCCAGAATGCTGCAAATGTGGATCAATGGGATGGTATTGATATTAAATTCATCAACAATCTATTTTTAGTTATGACAAGAATTTAATCTTTAAACcatatcatttttgtttataaacgaaaaaaaacaaaatcgaatctCATAATTTGTCGTTATTTTATAACTTAACTTATACGGATGAAACGAAAGATAAAAACAGGAAAAAATAACTGAAGAAACCTCGTCAAGATGCGTTGTAATCTGATCGTCGTGATGTTGAGTTCATTAACTACTAAaagtttatattaataaaaaattgtttaaatagTATTATTGTAGTTATTATTGAGAAAGTaaactaatatttaatatatattacaatgcTATTTTATCTATTGTTTTCATTGTTAAATATGTTATTCTTTGAACTCAGGTTATAGCACCGAAAATAAAACTGAACACTAatcaatatctttttttctctttcatataTCTTAATTGCTGTTATTAACTttgtaaaacatttatatttctttgaatataatttaatattagagtcaaaacatatatatatatatcgtaagTTATAGAATCTTAAGAAGTTCAGTagtaaatttatgtatataagtatatttatatacataaaagttaTACTCCGTATCCAAATCTCAGAAGAGACCAAAAAGAAACAGCAACGAAGGTGAAAACGTTTTAATAAATTAGGACCGGATCAATGTGGAACATGCAAAAACAGTGGATCCACGTTATAATTCAACATCTCAATCGATTTCGCAAGTTAATAACGTGTTCATTGGTATCTTTTCCATTATATTCCTTTCGTTAATCTTCTATTCTCATATGACATAATCATTTAAATGTTCAAATTATCAGTTTAGAACAAAATACATAAGTGCACATCCTAACTACAAGCTATTGGATTACCAAATACATCATTGCGAACACTAAACATAGTCCGGGTGACAAAATTCTACGTAACGAAAGTACGGAATATTCCAAAGATATTTACAACAACTTGtctatcaaatcaaaatcaaatattccaaCTTGGGCATCTCACACTTTGAATCATAAGATTAATGGGAATTAACATTTTGGTGCTAATAAGTTACAGGAATTCACATGTGATCATGTGGCTTAATTAAATCAGCTTATAACTTCATAGAATcatagacacacacacacaatcgTGGATCTACGGTAAATTTACGGTAAGAGAAAAGAAgacaaatagtttttttttcttctttgaaaaaCTTGGAGGGAAATTATCAAAGATTACATgaaaaattactattaaaacttaaaataaaaaaattaagagacaGATGGGGTTACTGCAACGCGAGACGAACATGGCGTCGATGAGAGGGCATgtgattttataatattagtGCTTTGTCACTTTCTCACGTACCTTTACATGCCCTACCAATTACTTCTCCTTTACttgtattttctatattataaatttcaaCATGATagcagatatatatatatatatatatatagttttctaaaaGAATTATGTGGCAAGTTGATGCTTTTATTAGTCAGCGCAAAGGCTATTTGTGTATGTATGAAGATCTAACGTCCCTTTTCATATTACCAAGTATTAACTCTGAAATAAtatctgtttatatatatatatataaaactctataataatagatatcatatatatacaacctAAGAAAGATAGACAACGGTCTTTTTCTTCATAGAGTTCGTGCTCCCAAATCATTCGAGCATCTCCGACCACGTGTCTCCACCTCAAACGGATCTTATGTAtgtttaattatcatttattttattttatacattgtttttgttgattttgtccCTGCAAAAGAAATAgcatttgtttatttcatttatatacaAGTAGATGTCCTGTAAAGTTAGAACCAGTGAGTTTTTCAGTTGAACTTTTACATGATTCATGTTTTAAATGAATCaactttatgaaaatatatggtgttaatttttttgttcgtaCAACTTCATAGTGGTTGGTGGGTCATCATTATAGAATTAAGTTTTACGTATTAGGTTGTAaaatatgcatatcttaatcgGCCATTAACTTATTAAAAACTCGGATGCAGACGAAGATCCTTATCCTCCTGACTTTATTATCAGAAATCTTGGTGGATTGACAGGTCAAACTTTGTTCTTTGTACAGAATAATATCTTATATCAAAAACACTTCACAGTTATCTCATGTTTTATGAGCTTTATATAGTCTAATCAAGAATTTTGTGTAAACAATTCAGAAAAGTGAACAAAAGAAGAGCTAAGCTAACTATCATCGATATTAAGTTTAGCCTTCCTTCCTAGTTCCTCCTTACCTTAATAATACTGTCATTTAAAATAGCTTGACATGCTAACATTAATTAAAGCCCACTAAACAACTTCTACATTGATGATTATCCTACTTTAACCACTCCCATGGAAAGGGTTAGTGATTATGGGCCGTAAAGATCCATGATTTAAGTATTTGTTTGATTAAAAGTGCCTACACTATGATTGGTGATTTCGAGACATGCGAAGAAGTTGCATTACCCCATGATCAAAACATTTCAATAGTTCATTACATAGTTGCCTTGTTAGGCCACTTTTTGGGCTTTCTTATTGTTGAGATATTGAGGTTATATCTTACTATCTAAAACATGAATCTGTGAGGTGCTTTTAGGCTTGTACAATGATTTATTTGATCTGTAGTgcaaataaattgaaaaaaatcttgaaaatcaTCCTAATTCACCACCTCTATATATGTGGGCTCAATAT from Camelina sativa cultivar DH55 chromosome 3, Cs, whole genome shotgun sequence includes:
- the LOC104776205 gene encoding protein MULTIPLE CHLOROPLAST DIVISION SITE 1-like, with the protein product MASIDSLQLHSLCNVQSSIGKAKLRIPSNLVVFRRRLENLKWVQVETNRRFVCRAIGDSSTPDEDIQNTQNDNDDVVVVVGVATTESNTPSDSENSVSRFRSMITTLPPVVFVMKKCSGNSIWIGICIAASVLVAALRAYAVIKSRDNQPAGSVADLVRRGQLRSGDRRGISKSLNYEDPFNNPFVKLDKGNSTVEMCGKVYRLAPVTLTEKEQTIHQKRRSRAYQWKRPTIFLKEGDSIPPDVDPDTIRWIPANHPFATTVSDIDQDLAQTNVYQKQGVPFRIRAEHEAMQKKLEALQNEEKLNNLSIDSQNAREFQRPYKLGTKLEGENIQKNSQDNVTGNSSSEETHKT
- the LOC104776206 gene encoding monosaccharide-sensing protein 1 isoform X1, producing the protein MKGATLVALAATIGNFLQGWDNATIAGAMVYINKDLNLPTSVQGLVVAMSLIGATVITTCSGPISDWLGRRPMLILSSVMYFVCGLIMLWSPNVYVLCFARLLNGFGAGLAVTLVPVYISETAPPEIRGQLNTLPQFLGSGGMFLSYCMVFTMSLSDSPSWRGMLGVLSIPSLVYLFLSVFFLPESPRWLVSKGRMDEAKKVLQQLCGREDVTDEMALLVEGLDIGGEKTMEDLLVTLEDHEGDDALETVDEDGQMRLYGTHDNQSYIARPVPEHQSSLALRSRHGSLANQSMILKDPLVNLFGSLHEKMPEAGGNTRSGIFPHFGSMFSTNADAPHGKPAHWEKDIESHYNKDNDDYASDDGAGDDDDSDNDLRSPLMSRQTTSMDKDMIPHPTSGSTLSMRRHSTLMQGNGESSMGIGGGWHMGYRYENGEYKRYYLKEDGTESRRGSIISVPGGPDGAGSYIHASALVSRSVLGPKSMLGSAMVPPEKTAASGPLWSALLEPGVKRALVVGVGIQILQQFSGINGVLYYTPQILERAGVDILLSSFGLSSISASFLISGLTTLLMLPAIVVAMRLMDVSGRRSLLLWTIPVLIVSLIILVISELVHISKVVNAALSTSCVVLYFCFFVMGYGPIPNILCSEIFPTRVRGLCIAICAMVFWIGDIIVTYSLPVLLSSIGLVGVFSIYAAVCVISWIFVYMKVPETKGMPLEVITDYFAFGAQAQASAPSKDI
- the LOC104776206 gene encoding monosaccharide-sensing protein 1 isoform X2 produces the protein MKGATLVALAATIGNFLQGWDNATIAGAMVYINKDLNLPTSVQGLVVAMSLIGATVITTCSGPISDWLGRRPMLILSSVMYFVCGLIMLWSPNVYVLCFARLLNGFGAGLAVTLVPVYISETAPPEIRGQLNTLPQFLGSGGMFLSYCMVFTMSLSDSPSWRGMLGVLSIPSLVYLFLSVFFLPESPRWLVSKGRMDEAKKVLQQLCGREDVTDEMALLVEGLDIGGEKTMEDLLVTLEDHEGDDALETVDEDGQMRLYGTHDNQSYIARPVPEHQSSLALRSRHGSLANQSMILKDPLVNLFGSLHEKMPEAGGNTRSGIFPHFGSMFSTNADAPHGKPAHWEKDIESHYNKDNDDYASDDGAGDDDDSDNDLRSPLMSRQTTSMDKDMIPHPTSGSTLSMRRHSTLMQGNGESSMGIGGGWHMGYRYENGEYKRYYLKEDGTESRRGSIISVPGGPDGGGSYIHASALVSRSVLGPKSMLGSAMVPPEKTAASGPLWSALLEPGVKRALVVGVGIQILQQFSGINGVLYYTPQILERAGVDILLSSFGLSSISASFLISGLTTLLMLPAIVVAMRLMDVSGRRSLLLWTIPVLIVSLIILVISELVHISKVVNAALSTSCVVLYFCFFVMGYGPIPNILCSEIFPTRVRGLCIAICAMVFWIGDIIVTYSLPVLLSSIGLVGVFSIYAAVCVISWIFVYMKVPETKGMPLEVITDYFAFGAQAQASAPSKDI